GAACCCGGTGATTAGACTCCAAGCCTCATTTGAAGGGTGAAAAAGGTAGCGCCCCAAATGGTGGAAAAGTGTGTCTTTTTCTGGGAACATTTTGTTAATCTCCCAACTGAAAATTGGGGTCATGAAAAGAGAAGGGACAAAATACTGATCTGACAGCAGAATCAACAAAGGAACCTTCTTTAGAAGTTCTTGACTATGATCGCAGTGAAAAAACTTCTCAGGATCATCGCGGGTGTGTGCTAGATTAAGAAACACAGAGGATGGTAAATGCCCCTTTGAAGTGTTGTAACTCTTGTCCTTCTCTAGCATGCTCTTGTATGTTTCGACCTGATTATCATTCCAAAATGGAGATTTTTGAGGTAAAATCCAAGTTGAATTGAGAAAAGGCTCGCAAAATAAACCATGTTTATCTTTCCCAAATCTCAGAAGCAACACTTTGTCAGTGAGGATTGCATAGAGAAATGTTGCAACTATGCTAATCATTTGGTTTCCCAAACCATTGGCAGGTGTCCAAACAAGGTACTTACACATTGTACCAACAGCACCATTGTTCTTAGAACGAACAATCTTTACTATGCTTCTGTTGTAAGCTCTAGTATTTGGTCCACACTTTCTATGAATTTTTTCATAGTTCCTTAATTTAGATACCAAATATGAAGAGGGTCTATGAGGAGAAGCTTTGCCATAAAATTGGGATTGTACCCTGCTTATGCATGATGCTTCATCAAATCCAGAAGCTAGCAATCCATGAAGCAATTTGTCTTTGACATCAGGAATTTCAACATGCGCTGCTGAATCATTTGTCGAACTTGTATTAAGTGAGTCATTTTTTGAGCCTGTGAATTTGGGGTAGATAGATAGAGATTATAGAAAGAAACATAGACAAGTTCCCAAAAAAGAATTGATTGAAGAACGTACCTACTTTGGATGAGAGATTATTATTGTTAGCTGTA
This portion of the Lotus japonicus ecotype B-129 chromosome 3, LjGifu_v1.2 genome encodes:
- the LOC130744676 gene encoding probable fucosyltransferase 8 — its product is MVLMGGGGDNGCGGDNDNGGGDDQNIVGDGIVRHNSSVSEVRDQKIQNVTAATEGTVTANNNNLSSKVGSKNDSLNTSSTNDSAAHVEIPDVKDKLLHGLLASGFDEASCISRVQSQFYGKASPHRPSSYLVSKLRNYEKIHRKCGPNTRAYNRSIVKIVRSKNNGAVGTMCKYLVWTPANGLGNQMISIVATFLYAILTDKVLLLRFGKDKHGLFCEPFLNSTWILPQKSPFWNDNQVETYKSMLEKDKSYNTSKGHLPSSVFLNLAHTRDDPEKFFHCDHSQELLKKVPLLILLSDQYFVPSLFMTPIFSWEINKMFPEKDTLFHHLGRYLFHPSNEAWSLITGFYQKNLAKADERIGLQIRVFNHASTPKQSVMELILSCIIKNQLIPEVLGMQNSVSSTSKNQTTKAVLVASLYPEYGENLKTMYLRKETVSGEVVEVYQASHEEHQKFNDDMHNIKAWVDMYLLSLSDVLVTTSRSTFGYVAQGLGNLRPWLLQRLAGNEKHFPTCKRDFSMEPCNHYPPKHFCNGKPIEDFASSFGYLRKCEDSSFQVKLVNGSV